From the genome of Triticum aestivum cultivar Chinese Spring chromosome 3B, IWGSC CS RefSeq v2.1, whole genome shotgun sequence, one region includes:
- the LOC123065193 gene encoding uncharacterized protein isoform X1, with protein MDMTGQLPEDMLLDVLRRLSPRSLAACRCVRKEWRTDLLPLSLDGVFLELRDPDLPLERMEHPMPALFSRRTTARRIAASLGYPDTPCIYECGVQDCCNGLLLLLCDYVVNPATLQWVELPTAPRRCCFLCMSSPYLVFDPTVSQHYEVLSVPDIPWNLPTGHISKHACMDKPVSEMEWPPSPYIVNVFSSRAGEWKQRSFVREGKAAGTVAECRSKERRILRYAAYWHGALYVSCEDNFVLRMNLSNDKYQVIQCPQGKKLESYAPRLGKSKKGVYCAFRVARDAFQVWFLNETDGKMEWVLNNDINFEHVSKCPRNFVRGPWILQGSDNNEELVEDNSEWDPNNDNVVSAEDWVVKYGSNSTIDFLGFHPYKEIALFESTGHVMAYHMNTSTVRDLGHIKMGRNEIECSFPYMPCWMGPLPRSHYRTQFCS; from the exons ATGGACATGACCGGGCAGCTACCCGAGGACATGCTCCTGGACGTCCTCCGCCGCCTCTCTCCCCGCAGCCTCGCGGCGTGCCGCTGCGTCCGCAAGGAATGGCGCACGGACCTTCTCCCGCTCTCGCTCGACGGCGTCTTCCTCGAGTTGCGCGACCCGGACCTGCCCCTCGAGCGGATGGAGCACCCCATGCCCGCGCTCTTCTCACGCCGCACCACGGCGCGCCGGATCGCCGCCAGCCttggctacccggacaccccctgcATCTACGAGTGCGGTGTGCAGGACTGCTGCaacggcctcctcctcctgcttTGTGACTACGTGGTTAATCCTGCCACGCTACAGTGGGTGGAATTGCCTACAGCGCCACGCCGGTGCTGCTTTCTCTGCATGAGCAGTCCCTACCTCGTGTTTGATCCAACGGTGTCGCAACACTACGAGGTGCTCTCGGTCCCGGACATACCATGGAACCTCCCAACGGGACACATTTCCAAGCATGCGTGCATGGATAAGCCGGTGTCCGAGATGGAGTGGCCGCCTTCGCCGTACATCGTGAATGTCTTCTCGTCACGGGCCGGCGAGTGGAAGCAGAGGTCGTTTGTTCGGGAGGGGAAGGCCGCGGGAACGGTCGCCGAGTGCAGGTCGAAAGAAAGACGCATACTGCGTTATGCTGCTTACTGGCATGGAGCACTCTACGTCTCTTGCGAAGACAATTTTGTTTTGAG AATGAACTTGTCAAATGATAAATACCAAGTAATTCAGTGCCCTCAAGGAAAGAAGCTAGAGTCTTATGCACCTCGCCTCGGCAAATCCAAGAAGGGTGTCTATTGTGCGTTCCGTGTTGCACGTGATGCATTCCAGGTATGGTTCCTTAACGAAACGGATGGAAAGATGGAATGGGTATTGAACAATGACATCAACTTTGAGCATGTTTCAAAATGCCCTCGTAACTTTGTTCGGGGACCATGGATCTTACAAGGAAGCGACAATAACGAAGAGCTAGTCGAAGACAACTCTGAATGGGACCCAAACAATGATAACGTGGTTAGCGCTGAAGATTGGGTTGTCAAGTACGGTTCTAACTCAACaattgattttcttggatttcatCCTTACAAAGAGATTGCCCTGTTTGAATCGACCGGCCATGTAATGGCCTACCATATGAACACTTCAACGGTTCGGGATTTGGGTCATATTAAAATGGGGAGGAACGAGATTGAATGTTCTTTCCCATACATGCCATGTTGGATGGGGCCGTTACCCAGAAGCCATTATAGAACCCAGTTTTGTTCATAG
- the LOC123065193 gene encoding uncharacterized protein isoform X2 — protein MDMTGQLPEDMLLDVLRRLSPRSLAACRCVRKEWRTDLLPLSLDGVFLELRDPDLPLERMEHPMPALFSRRTTARRIAASLGYPDTPCIYECGVQDCCNGLLLLLCDYVVNPATLQWVELPTAPRRCCFLCMSSPYLVFDPTVSQHYEVLSVPDIPWNLPTGHISKHACMDKPVSEMEWPPSPYIVNVFSSRAGEWKQRSFVREGKAAGTVAECRSKERRILRYAAYWHGALYVSCEDNFVLRMNLSNDKYQVIQCPQGKKLESYAPRLGKSKKGVYCAFRVARDAFQEATITKS, from the exons ATGGACATGACCGGGCAGCTACCCGAGGACATGCTCCTGGACGTCCTCCGCCGCCTCTCTCCCCGCAGCCTCGCGGCGTGCCGCTGCGTCCGCAAGGAATGGCGCACGGACCTTCTCCCGCTCTCGCTCGACGGCGTCTTCCTCGAGTTGCGCGACCCGGACCTGCCCCTCGAGCGGATGGAGCACCCCATGCCCGCGCTCTTCTCACGCCGCACCACGGCGCGCCGGATCGCCGCCAGCCttggctacccggacaccccctgcATCTACGAGTGCGGTGTGCAGGACTGCTGCaacggcctcctcctcctgcttTGTGACTACGTGGTTAATCCTGCCACGCTACAGTGGGTGGAATTGCCTACAGCGCCACGCCGGTGCTGCTTTCTCTGCATGAGCAGTCCCTACCTCGTGTTTGATCCAACGGTGTCGCAACACTACGAGGTGCTCTCGGTCCCGGACATACCATGGAACCTCCCAACGGGACACATTTCCAAGCATGCGTGCATGGATAAGCCGGTGTCCGAGATGGAGTGGCCGCCTTCGCCGTACATCGTGAATGTCTTCTCGTCACGGGCCGGCGAGTGGAAGCAGAGGTCGTTTGTTCGGGAGGGGAAGGCCGCGGGAACGGTCGCCGAGTGCAGGTCGAAAGAAAGACGCATACTGCGTTATGCTGCTTACTGGCATGGAGCACTCTACGTCTCTTGCGAAGACAATTTTGTTTTGAG AATGAACTTGTCAAATGATAAATACCAAGTAATTCAGTGCCCTCAAGGAAAGAAGCTAGAGTCTTATGCACCTCGCCTCGGCAAATCCAAGAAGGGTGTCTATTGTGCGTTCCGTGTTGCACGTGATGCATTCCAG GAAGCGACAATAACGAAGAGCTAG
- the LOC123069276 gene encoding probable glycerol-3-phosphate acyltransferase 3, which produces MVLKPFSKSLLAFYRLLRRRLGNPLGQYHHLQSSSGISTCPKIIQTCLRVPQDNEHLRNKTLVLDVEGGLLRSTSTFPYFMLIAIEAGSFLRGFILLCLYPLLCCLPQEVETKIMVIVCFVGLREEKVVRVARATLPKYFLEDVGREGLEVVRGVKRVAGVCRLIPRVMAEAFLKEYTGFEVVVGREVKMIRGCYVGLLGKESEARLGQAKFDQNEMIGFGSSSNYFDYDHHQLFSRCKEVHLVTREDKRKWSPLTRDQYPRPLIFHDGRLAFRPTPQATLAMFMWLPLALPLTVLRTLIFVKLPYSISVAIGAVIGVTTRVINSPVHIGQVGCDEPHAQPSPQGHLYVCNHRTLLDPVYISAMLNKQVSTVTYSVSRVSELLSPIGTVRLTRNRDEDRRRMEQSLRQGDLVVCPEGTTCREPYLLRFSPLFVELVDEVYPVALVNWSSMFHGTSTGNFKYLDHFYYFMNPRPAYDVQFMDKIPTRMAIQGKRCESKEVANLVQGEIGRTLGFRSTTLTRKDKYLRLAGNEGFADTKQ; this is translated from the exons ATGGTTTTAAAGCCCTTCTCCAAATCCCTCCTTGCCTTCTACCGCTTACTTCGCCGAAGGTTAGGGAATCCGCTAGGCCAGTACCATCACCTTCAAAGCTCGAGCGGCATATCTACCTGTCCTAAGATCATCCAGACATGTTTGCGAGTGCCACAAGATAATGAACACCTCCGGAACAAAACTCTAGTCCTAGATGTTGAAGGAGGTCTCCTGAGGTCTACATCTACCTTCCCTTATTTCATGCTTATTGCAATAGAGGCAGGTAGTTTCCTAAGAGGCTTCATCCTACTATGCCTCTACCCTTTGCTATGTTGCCTGCCTCAAGAAGTAGAAACAAAGATCATGGTCATCGTGTGCTTCGTGGGGTTAAGGGAGGAGAAGGTGGTTAGGGTTGCGCGGGCTACTTTGCCCAAGTATTTCCTAGAGGATGTGGGGAGGGAAGGACTTGAGGTGGTGAGAGGGGTAAAGAGGGTGGCAGGGGTTTGTAGGTTGATCCCTAGGGTTATGGCGGAAGCATTTCTTAAGGAGTATACAGGATTTGAAGTGGTTGTGGGAAGGGAGGTGAAGATGATAAGAGGGTGTTATGTTGGTTTATTGGGAAAGGAGAGTGAAGCAAGGCTAGGGCAGGCAAAGTTCGACCAAAACGAGATGATAGGGTTTGGAAGCAGCTCAAACTATTTTGACTATGATCATCACCAGCTTTTCTCTCGGTGCAAG GAAGTACACTTGGTGACACGAGAAGATAAGAGAAAATGGTCACCCTTGACAAGGGACCAGTACCCAAGACCCTTGATCTTCCATGATGGCAGGCTAGCCTTTAGGCCTACCCCTCAAGCCACCCTAGCCATGTTCATGTGGCTCCCACTTGCCCTCCCTCTCACCGTGCTCCGAACACTAATCTTTGTGAAACTACCATATTCTATCTCCGTCGCAATTGGGGCTGTAATAGGAGTAACGACCCGGGTCATCAACTCACCGGTCCACATTGGTCAAGTGGGCTGTGATGAACCACATGCCCAGCCCAGCCCACAGGGCCACCTTTACGTGTGCAACCACCGCACACTTCTCGACCCGGTGTACATCTCGGCAATGCTGAACAAGCAGGTGTCAACCGTCACATACAGTGTCAGCCGTGTAAGTGAGCTCCTATCGCCAATCGGGACTGTCCGGCTGACCCGAAACAGAGATGAGGACCGGAGGAGGATGGAGCAGTCACTGAGGCAGGGGGACCTGGTGGTCTGCCCTGAGGGGACCACATGCCGGGAGCCATACCTGCTCCGCTTCAGCCCTCTGTTTGTCGAACTCGTTGATGAGGTCTACCCAGTGGCACTGGTGAACTGGTCCAGCATGTTTCACGGCACCTCCACTGGCAATTTCAAGTATCTAGACCACTTCTACTACTTCATGAACCCACGCCCAGCGTATGATGTTCAGTTCATGGACAAGATTCCAACAAGGATGGCGATCCAAGGGAAGAGATGCGAGAGCAAAGAGGTGGCCAATCTGGTGCAAGGTGAGATTGGTAGGACTCTTGGGTTTCGATCCACCACACTCACCCGTAAGGACAAGTACTTGAGGCTGGCAGGAAATGAAGGGTTTGCTGATACAAAGCAGTGA